The sequence below is a genomic window from Acanthopagrus latus isolate v.2019 chromosome 12, fAcaLat1.1, whole genome shotgun sequence.
CAAAGAAAAGATTTGTGATCATAAACTTTTCTACAgtagacattttgacttgtcaaactGACAACATGTGATTTAACAAATACCAATCATGGAAGACTTGAAAATACCCTATTGTTCATGTGAAGGTGTGAGAAATGGCAGCTTTGACTTACAGTAGAGATGCAATGGTGAAATTaaaccaaaatataaaaatgacaaaaaagtaatttaactTAAATCCATTTGCAAATATCAGTGTAGTTGAACTACCAGCAAGCTGTAACCAAACTACTAGTTTAATGACACATAGTTCTGTGGAGGCCCTGAGAGGCAGGGGAGAGTCCAGTTCCACTGATTATTTTCTGAGTCTGATCTCAACTGTTTTTCTACCATGCTCATGACCTTAAAACAGGTGAAAAGTTTctaagtttgtttttcatctgtggAAATCTTGGCAGGTGCAACATCCTTTGGGAATACTAATTTCAGCCACAAGGGGCTGAATTGTAATCTACTGTCAGTCTGAGGGACGGAATAATGTCTCAATCAGCAAGTCACATTGAACAgtacattaacatttaacagcCTCTTATGCAGCATTTTTAACCTTCTGATATATGACTGTTCTCATGCTCTCGTGGATACTGTCAGTTGCAGCAGTAGAGTTTGTATTTCCTTATGTTTTAGGTTCAAATAGTCGTTGAACCACGGGGCTCCTGCAGGGTGAGCGCTCTGATGTTGAGATGCATCGCAGGACATTTGGATTCTTTTTATACACATGTTCTACAAGTCCCCCATGATAAAGGTGACTGGTAACCTCTTATAAATTACCTATTACATAAATTTCACCAAGCAAAACCTTTTTGCTCCTCctgtttcacagatgaaaaaatgCCTAAAAGTCATCAAATAAGTCACGtcacataaaatattaaaggttTAATCGTCACAAGACTTTGATTTACATGTCAAATATTTCACACATCATACAAAGTCATAGTAAAGAAACTGTTTTATGCATTAGTTAgtgttttaaaatcttttttacaCATATTAagcattataaaaaaaaatgccatctTGTTTTCAGAACAAATCTGAAAGTGGATTACATTTTAGTAAGACAAGGCTTCTCATTTTAGCCGACAATCTTTCATccaagtaaacaaaaaaagcaacgCTGTAAATCACTTTTTGTCCTCGTCATCCTCTCTTCAGATGTCCATTTCAAACTGGGCATCTTctagaaaaagagaagacagtcATGTTGAGCAGaggggaaacagacaaaaaagtgCTGAAACCCATCTGACCCTTTCACTATTTAAAACCACAGAGGCGTTTACCTGCGTTCTCCTCTGGATGGAGGTGGTCGTTGTTATTGCTGGCCGTCTGTTCAGGCTGCTTTGTGTTGTCGGAGGACTCAGGTTTGAGCGGCCTGGTGACTCCTGGGATGTCGGGCAGTTTGGGAGGCGTACGGGTCAGAGGAGACGTCCGACACTGCAGGAGGAACTTCCTGTCGTAGATGATTCTGGTACCTGTGGgcgacagcagcagaggaatcCAAAGTTACCGGCTGTCGATGGCAAAATTTCACATCATCAATATTTGGAGCAACTGTGTTCATATTGAACGTTTTGTGGgatccaaaatgttttgatttcacaAGTCTACCACAGCAGGTAACTCTGATAAAAGCCTTTGATTTaagtaatgaaataaaactaagtcaattaaataacaataaaaggaATCTGCGAACCTTGAAATGTAGCCTTTCTAAgttgaaacacagaaaacaaaaaacagcagctaaaaGCTACTTTAAAGACGtttaacaagttaaaaacaaaacaatcatcaaacacttttaaaaagttgaaaaaagatcagttaaatgttgaaataaaataaaatttgacAGCTAACATCAACATTAAATACCTGTCTTAAGATCATAgtagataaaacaaaacaagctatgtaaaataaaagttgacTAATGATCTAAACATTGGACACTTTTAAATAGttgttaaaataaagcaaaaatgaaatacattttcagccgctgacatgcaaaaaaaagacTCATTAAGAGTAAAAAATcgctgaaacaaacacaataaaacagtaaaatgttgcTGCTAATATGAACATTAGACATTTGtagcaaaaacataaacaaaacattgtaaCATTGATACGAACACTTACAAATACTGGAAGCATGAGTATAAAACAACTAAATTAAAATGgactttaataaaaaaacaaaaaacaaaaacacatctatACATTTGTATACATGTCCGTACATGCCCATGATGGGCAATGACCTAATTTCTGTCATCCATATCAGGGACACTGACTCACCTTCACTGTCCCACTTCTGTTTTATCTGTGTAAATCTGTCGCGCCTGCTGACGTGGGAACAGAACACAGTATCAGCTGGCAACATGTGGACTCTACGTCACCTTTCTCACAAACACGCAAGCAGAGAACATGTTCTGCTTAATTCTGCCACCATACTGGAGATTTCCCAGGATCTCACGGTTGTAGCTGTTTGAgtaaacactgaagaaatggGTCACAAAACTTTGTGCGCCGACTAGAGTGGTACTGACTTAGAGTCATCATAGTTGGTTGTTCTGGGTCCTGGGCCCTGACTATCACCTGTCCTGTTCCCACGTTGACTGATTAACACTTGTGTTTAAATTATTACCTTTTATTAATTCATACCAAAAATTAGACCAATTCAtgctttattcttttctttctcctaaATAGTGGTTGTAATTTATAATGACACAGTTTGTTGTATTGATAATATACACAACAATCAGTAGCTTTTTTGTGCTACTTTACTATAACTGGTTTGACTTAGCCACAGCTAGTAAACATGTTGCTGCAGCTCAACAACAGCCTGCTGTAATAACCAGACTATTAATAGGACACGACGCTGAGAGCAGGCTGACCATTGAGTCTTCGATTGTGTAAGTAAACCTCTGCTACAGTCGGCTGACACTAAACACAGATACTCTGATTCTGAAATCAACAGGTCCATCCCCTTGATGAGCCTTCGAGGAAGGACAGTGACCATCAGACACATGAGACTATACTGAAAGGAAAACATATGAATCATGTCTGTGCACTGACCGACTCCAATGACACAAATGAGCAAATAAATCTGCATGAAGCTATGCATTTAGCAGAATGCAGGATTTGGTCTTTAGCCTCCAGAAAGCCCCgacactgtaaaacattaacAGGGAAACATGACCCACTGTGGACAGGGCTGAGGTCTGTCGCCTGGCTGTCACATGTGTCTCCTCCACCAtgaactgttttactttattcacAATTAACACAtgatgaagtgaaataaaataaaagatgttttgaaTGAGAGTAACATTTCCCTACATCTCTGCAATGTTCTACAATTTACAAACAACAGTGTGAAATCTACATGTCAAACTCAGCCACTTTGAATGTGACATACAAAAGTAATGCAATGCACCAAATAATACTGATTTATTAATACTCATTTGGTGGAATAGCGGCGAAATGTTAAAAAACCTACTGGGTTTCAAAAACGTAACTACATTGCACTGCCTGTCTGCAGCTCAACATGCAGGTGTTTCATCATCTACTACCTCTTTAAATGCCCATTATATCTgtttaaacacactttacagCCCTAAAAATCTTTACATCTCACATGCTGCTGTCTCCCTGCTGAAATGTATCTAATGTGTTATTGATTCCCCCCCCAGTGTGTTACCTCCTGGTGTAGTGCTGAACATAGTCCCTCCAGGAGTCGTGGAGTAATCCTGGGGCATGTGAGCAGAGTCGTGGATGGCGACCCGCCTGACGGCCGGGATGGCCCGGCTGCTGGTGGTGTGACCCCCCGCTGACATCTCTGTCTCAGGACCGGCTCTGGTGTTTCTGCGCTGCTGGGACGAACCCACGGGTGAGGGCAGTGGCTATGAGCCTGGTGGAGGATATAAAGCTGCCAAACTGCAGTCAGTCCGCAGAGAAGTTTCCTCTGCTGCTACACGTGGTCACCGCACGTCCAAAACAACCCTGGGACTTCCTTCAAAACGTCACGTAGAGCGTagcgctgtgattggctgagagagGGGGGCGTCACAGCACGTGGGAGTTGTAGTTTTTCCTGATCCAGGAGCtgcgctcttcttcttctctgtggttTTACTGACTTTTGGCCAGGCATTGCTGCCTCCCTCTGGCTTCAATCGTCCACTGTCCACACATTTGATAGGACTTGGCTGTGACGCATCAAGGCGTAAACACAGGACCTCTGGTGGTTCCCTGGTGTCTGTGGCTGATCCTTTGAGTTCTGAGGCCCCCTTAGCTGGTTACTtgatcagtttgggatctggTGAATTTGGAAGCTGGGTCAATGCTTGGAGATCTTTGTCATGCTCCTCAAGCAGATCTGTGTGCCCACTGCCATCAGGAGGcgctgctgccatgaggggtACCTGGCTGTAGTGGCGTTTGTTTGGGTGGTGCGTGTCAAGTTGCATCCACATTAAATGCCAGGTCCCAAAGTTTTCTCAACAGAACATTACACTGTCACATCATGATAAACATTATTCACTTTATCTAATAAAGTTAATGCACATGTAGGACGATTACACGATAATTATACTGTTCACAAAGACAACATACGCCATTTATGTCACATCTTTGTTTATTAACTCTTGTAAATGGTTTGAGCTGGTGTACAGGGTAAGATGATCTATACATATCTTCATGTCAGAATGATTCTGATTGAAAGGCTTGTATACATATTCACGTTTGTTTATCCTCTCTTCAGGacaatacaaaagaaaagaaaacaagtggtCATAGCTACAAAGCCTCTACATTCCACATGATGTGGGCGTTGGCCTAGTCTAGATAATGCTTAAAGAACATCCATAACAACTCTATGAGGGTGCATAGCATtctaattaaatatattttgtc
It includes:
- the LOC119030521 gene encoding eukaryotic translation initiation factor 4E-binding protein 1-like translates to MSAGGHTTSSRAIPAVRRVAIHDSAHMPQDYSTTPGGTMFSTTPGGTRIIYDRKFLLQCRTSPLTRTPPKLPDIPGVTRPLKPESSDNTKQPEQTASNNNDHLHPEENAEDAQFEMDI